The Antarcticibacterium flavum genome contains the following window.
ATTGCTGAAGTACAGCAGGAGGTAGAGTTCACGCATTTTGATATCCGGAATTATGAAAAACCGCTTCGGAATAACAATCCGAAAGATGACAATAAGCTGATAGCTTTGTACAAACTGCTGTCGCCGGAACATTTGCTAAAGCTTCCTTTCACTAATGACAGCAATAGCCTGGATAAGCGTTTCTATGGCGAACTTTTGCACATCATAGGCCTAACCGAAACCAAACAGGGTGGGAAGAAATTGATAGAACGCCAAAAGGAAGGTCAGCGTAATACCGGCTCCTTCCTCGAGAATGCCATCATTCAGCTGGACAGTATGGATAAGATAGGCAGGCTGGAGAATCCGTCGCAGTTTGGGGAGACCCAGCAGGAACGGCTTTTTAATGTGGGGCTGGAGCTTAGCATTACCTGGCTCAACAGGATCCTTTTCCTTAAGCTGCTGGAAGCCCAGTTGCTTACCTATCAAAAGGGCGACAAATCTTACGAATTCTTAAGCCTGAACAGGATCGCTAACTACGACGATCTCAACAGCCTCTTCTTCCAGGTGCTGGCGCGAAAACATTCTGAAAGGAATGAAGATGTAAAAGCCCTTTTTGAAAAGGTACCCTATCTCAATTCCTCGCTATTTGAGCCGACAGATATTGAGCATAGCACCCTTTTTATAAGCAACCTCCGGGACGATAAAACCTTACCTATCTACAGCGCCACGGTGCTTAAGAATAAGAAAGGGAAAAAGCGCAGCGGTGAGCTCAACGCCCTGGAATATTTATTTGAGTTCCTCAACGCCTACGACTTTAGCAGTGAAGGCGGGGAGGCCATACAGGAAGATAACAAGACCCTCATCAACGCCTCGGTGCTGGGGCTTATTTTTGAAAAGATCAACGGCTATAAGGACGGTTCTTTCTTCACGCCCGGCTTTATCACCATGTATATGTGCCGCGAGACCATCAGGAAGGCGGTGGTGCAAAAGTTCAACGAAGCAAAGGGCTGGAACTGCAAGGACCTGGATCAATTGTATGATCGTATAGAAGACCGCAAGGAAGCCAATGAGCTCATCAACAGCCTTAAGATCTGTGATCCCGCGGTAGGCTCAGGCCACTTTTTGGTCTCGGCGCTTAATGAGATGATCGCCATCAAGAACGACCTGAACATCCTGCAGGACCGCACCGGCAGGAGGCTTAAGGAATACCAGGTGGAAGTGGTGAACGACGAACTTATTGTGACAGATGAGGACGGGGAGCTTTTTGAATACAATCCCACCGCCAAAGAAAGCCAGCGTATACAGGAAACCCTGTTCCACGAGAAGCAGAAGATCATTGAGAACTGCCTTTTTGGGGTAGATATCAACCCGAATTCGGTTAAGATATGCAGGCTCCGACTCTGGATCGAACTTTTAAAAAGTGCCTACTACAAGAGCGACGTCAGTTCGAGTGTCCCGACAGGGACGTATCGAGAACCAGGAGCGGTTTGGGAACTCGAAACACTGCCCAATATCGACATCAACATCAAATGCGGAAATTCCCTCATTAGCCGCTTCGACCTGGATGCCGACTTAAGCAAGGCGCTTAAGGACAGTAAATGGAACATAGACAGCTACCGCAACGCGGTGGACACTTACCGCAATGCCCACAACAAGGAGCAAAAGCGGGAGATGGAGAAGATCATTCACGACATCAAAAATGATTTTAGAAGCGAGATTTCCGGCAACGACCCCAAGGTAAAACGCCTTCAAAAAGTAAAAGGCGAAATTTTTCTATTGACCAATCAAACCCAGATGTTTGAAATGTCAAAACGAGAAAAAGCCGCCTGGAACAAAAAGCTGGACAAGTTCTCCAAGGAAAGCAAAAAACTCGAAGCCGAGATCCGGGAGATCAAGGACAACAAGATCTATGAAAATGCCTTTGAGTGGCGGTTCGAGTTTCCGGAAGTGCTGGATGACAACGGGGATTATGTGGGGTTTGAGGTGGTGATTGGGAATCCGCCTTATGTCCAATTACAAAGTATTAAGGAAGAATCTAAACAGTATAAGAAATTAGATTTTAGGACTTATACAAGCATGGGTGATATATATGCTTTGTTTTACGAAAGAGGTAACCAAATTTTAAGAAATGAAGGGGTTCTATGTTTTATTACTGGAAGTGCATGGATGCGGACCAATTATGGACAAAATTTAAGGACTTACTTTAATACACAAACTTCTTTATTGCAAATAATTGATTTGTCTGATTGTGATATTTTCGATAGTGCGACAGTTCTTACGTCAGTTGTAACTTTTCAAAAGACCGAAAAAACTAAATCAATAAGAGCGATTCGCTTTACACGCAAAGACCAGGATAAATTGAATGATATTAAAGATGTATTTGATAAAGAACATACTGTAGTAAAATCTTTTCCAGATACATCTTGGGTAATTGCGGATCAGGCCACCCATGATATCAAAAGGAAGGTTGAGTTGCAAGGGAAAAAGATAATCGATTGGGGTGTAAAAATAAATAGAGGAATTTTAACAGGATATAACGACGCATTTATAATTGATGGTAAAACAAAACAGGAGCTTATTGAAAATGATCCTAAAAGTAAAGAAATTATAAAACCTTTACTGCGAGGTCGAGACGTAAAAGAATATTATTACGAATTTCAAGATCTATGGTTGATAGGCACTTTTCCAAGTAGAGATTTAAACATTGGAGAGTTTCCAGCCATAAGGGATTATCTGAAGACTTTCGGGAAAAGGATTGACCAAACAGGCGAAAAAGGTTGTAGAAAGAAAACTTCTGGAAAATGGTTTGAAACCCAGGATTCAATTGCATATTGGGAAGATTTTGAAAAACCAAAAATCATATACCCAAACATGACAAAGTTTTTACCGTTTACTTTTGATAAAGAGGGATTTTATACAAACCAAAAATGTTTTATCCTGACAGGGAATAATTTAGAATACTTAGTTTCCTTTTTCAATTCAAAACTTTTCAAATTTTGCTTTGAAGAAAATTTCCCAGAACTGCAAGGAAATACCAGAGAATTAAATAAAGTGGTTTTCGAACAAATCCCTGTAAAACCAGTAGATAATGAAAATCTATTCATTGATAAAGTAAATCAAATCCTTGAATTAAAGAAAGAAAATCCTGCAGCAGACACTTCTTTCTTAGAAACAGAAATTGATCAGCTTATTTACCGGCTTTATGGTTTGACGGAGGAGGAGATTACCATAGTAGAAGGTTCATAAAAAAGCAAAGTTTTCAAGGCGATTTTTAGAACTCTTAATTTTTAATAAAAAGAGGCGAGCACATTGGGATTATTCAAAATCTAAATAATATAGATGGTACCAAACAAAGTTACAATAAAAGGATTTAAAAGATTTAAGAATATCAATGTCAGCTTAGACCGGCAGTTACTCGCATTAGTTGGTGCTAACGAAGCGGGTAAAAGTTCTTTTTTAGAAGCTTTGGTATCCATTGAAAATAACAAACCCTATACAGCAACTGAACTTACCAAAGATTTAGAACCATCAGCTAGCCATCAAGTAGTTACAGTTCTATATCTTTTGAATAAAACGGAAATTGCGGAATTAAAACAATTTAATGGTGTAGGCACCCCTCGATTCTTTCAAATATCAAAAGATGTTAGTGGCAAATTTACTTATGAGATAATTGGAAATATTACTCGCGATACAACAATGCGCACAAGATTATCAAAAACCATTTTAAATATCTTAAAAAAGAAATCTCTACAAAAAGCTTTAGATAGAAATTTTATTCCAAATGCTATTCCTAACACAAAACTGCCTGAAACCTCATTAGGCGAACTATTAAAAAAAATTGAAGGTGGTTTAAGTAAAGCGCCTGATAATCTACCCCAGGAAATATTACAAAATAGTCAGAAAATTATTGATTTCTTCGATGAGGATCCTAAGTACATTAATAAGCTAAATACTCCAATTTTTGATGAGCTGATAGGCCTACTTGAGAAATTTATAGATGTAGAATCAGAACAGCATCCCAAAACGTTATTTCTAAAATTTTGTCAAGAGAGAAGACCTGTCTTTACAATTTTCTCAAGTGAACAGAGGTTCCTTAAAAATATTTATCCCCTTGCAGAACTAAAAACACCTAGTAAAGCTCTTTTAAATCTGTTGTTGATCGCCAAAGTGGAATTACAGGAATACTTAAAGGCAATTCAGAAAAAGGACTATCCAAAATTATCTCAATTTAATGATCTAGCTAATAGTAATCTCAAAGAAACCTTCAGTGCTGCTTGGTGTCAATCTGATGTGTATCCAAGATTGTCATTTGATTCTGATTCTATAAAAATAAATATAGTTTCATCTAATAATTATACTTGGGTTTCTTCTAGAAGTGATGGTTTAAAACAATTTATAGCTTTAATGGCATTTCTATCCTTACGAAATCATGAAATACCACCAGTTCTAATGATTGATGAAGCTGAAATTCATCTTCATTACGCGGCACAAGCGGACCTCATACAGGAATTTGAAAGTCAAAAACTGGTTAATTCTATTATTTATACCACTCATTCTGCAGGATGTTTGCCGAGTGATTTAGGTACAGGAATTCGCGGGGTAGAGCAGGTAATGAAGGAAGGAAAAGATACAGGCTATAGTACTATAAGAAATTCGATCTGGAAAAATACCGGTGGATTTTCACCCATTCTTCTCGCAATGGGTGCTAATATTATCGCTTTTACTTTAGCTAGAAAAGCTATTATAGCGGAGGGTCCATCGGAGACAATTCTTCTTCCCAGATTATTTCGGGAGGCTATACAAAAGGATTATTTAGATTTCCAGGTCGCACCTGGAATAGCCACTATTTCACCAGACAAAGCATTAACGTTTGAATTAGAAGCTGCGAAAGTTGTTTACTTAGTGGACGGTGATAAAGGAGGAGCCGATAATAGAAGAAAATTAAAATCTGCGGGAATCTCAGAAAGTAAAATTTTTCAGCTTTATAAGGATTGTTCCCTTGAAGATTATGTTGAAGCCCAGGTTCTTTTCGATGCCGTTAATGAAGAATTGAAGAAATCAGGGAAGAAAGAAATTTTAACGAAGGAAATTCCCCACGGTGAAAGGCTGGAATATCTTTCTTCCGAAAGTAGGAAACAAGGTGTTGAAATAAGTAAAGTTAGAATTTCAGAAAATATTGCAAAAAGACCGAGTGATGAATTAATACTGGATCACGAAATGAAGGAATCACTTCAGCTTTTATATCACAATATACTAAGTGAATTAAACTAATAATCAATTCCTGAGTTTGACTGAGGAAGAATCACAAGTAAATTTCAAACAATTAATTATGACTAAAGCAGTATAAATCACATTAAAGAACGTTAATGGAACACACGACGTTACAAGAGTAAATGACTTTAAAGAACTGAATAACCATTTAAGTGATGGGTGGAAGGTAAAGACTGTTGATTTTATAAATTCTAATACAACAGCTTCATTTACGGCTATTTATCTTATCGAAAAAGGGTGAAGTTTTATATTTTATTTTAATTTCTCCAGTTTCGTGAGTTTTAATGACAACAGCTGTGTGAAGTCTCATGACCTCGCGACTGCTACAAATAGGAAAGAAGGTTTGAGCGTCTTGAATTCTGCTGATTTCTTGTTACGATTGGTTAGTAGTAATTTGGGATTTAGGTTTCGACGCGATTCATTTAAATGTTGGGAGACGTTGGGGCATATAAGGTTAATAAGATGCTAATGGTAGCTCAAAGTCATAAGACTTAGCGCAGCGGGGGAAGAAGAAAAGGACTTATTGTTATTCCGGAAAGAACAGGAATAGGAAAATATAAAAATATATTATATCACAACTTGAGCATAATATTTAGAGAATTTGGAGAAAATAAATAATAAAGACACATTTTTTAATTGGATAACTCAAGAGGATCAAGAGCATAGCAATAAGACATTTCGATATAACAATTATTTTGTTAAAAATGGGATGTTATATGTAAGTGAATTAACTCTCGATACAATTACAATTTTTACTAAGAATTTTGAAAGCACGGAATTCGAGAATTGCTTATTTTTTAATTGTGATTTTCATAGTTCGATTATGATGGCGTGTATATTCAAAGGCAGCAGATTCATTAATTGTAAATTTTCTCAATCTAAATTCTTAGATTCCGATTTAATAAACTGTGTATTTGAAAGCTGCACAATATTAGGACTTGAATGGGCTGACGTTATTGCCCAAAACGTGCATTTCAATAGTTGCCCAGAAATGCTCGATTTATCTTTAAGAGGCTTTGGTAAAAGAGAAATTAATTTTTCAGAATGTTATTTGCATCACCTAGATATAGAACCAATTGAAAATCATAGTTTAGAAGC
Protein-coding sequences here:
- a CDS encoding AAA family ATPase — translated: MVPNKVTIKGFKRFKNINVSLDRQLLALVGANEAGKSSFLEALVSIENNKPYTATELTKDLEPSASHQVVTVLYLLNKTEIAELKQFNGVGTPRFFQISKDVSGKFTYEIIGNITRDTTMRTRLSKTILNILKKKSLQKALDRNFIPNAIPNTKLPETSLGELLKKIEGGLSKAPDNLPQEILQNSQKIIDFFDEDPKYINKLNTPIFDELIGLLEKFIDVESEQHPKTLFLKFCQERRPVFTIFSSEQRFLKNIYPLAELKTPSKALLNLLLIAKVELQEYLKAIQKKDYPKLSQFNDLANSNLKETFSAAWCQSDVYPRLSFDSDSIKINIVSSNNYTWVSSRSDGLKQFIALMAFLSLRNHEIPPVLMIDEAEIHLHYAAQADLIQEFESQKLVNSIIYTTHSAGCLPSDLGTGIRGVEQVMKEGKDTGYSTIRNSIWKNTGGFSPILLAMGANIIAFTLARKAIIAEGPSETILLPRLFREAIQKDYLDFQVAPGIATISPDKALTFELEAAKVVYLVDGDKGGADNRRKLKSAGISESKIFQLYKDCSLEDYVEAQVLFDAVNEELKKSGKKEILTKEIPHGERLEYLSSESRKQGVEISKVRISENIAKRPSDELILDHEMKESLQLLYHNILSELN
- a CDS encoding class I SAM-dependent DNA methyltransferase; the encoded protein is MQTEQAINSGNPNILRPRKALNKAFLKVKPNRSQIEQFKENLIQLLDRTNETESEEFHKNLVTDFLKKTYYDPNHFINTKGRNDLVIHNGNKAKTSVGVIVETKKPTNRAEMLSREKVNVKAFQELVLYYLRERITHKNLEVKYVIATNIHEWFIFDANIFEKAFAQNKKLVSQFTDFEAGRLAGKTTDFFYKEIAEPFIAEVQQEVEFTHFDIRNYEKPLRNNNPKDDNKLIALYKLLSPEHLLKLPFTNDSNSLDKRFYGELLHIIGLTETKQGGKKLIERQKEGQRNTGSFLENAIIQLDSMDKIGRLENPSQFGETQQERLFNVGLELSITWLNRILFLKLLEAQLLTYQKGDKSYEFLSLNRIANYDDLNSLFFQVLARKHSERNEDVKALFEKVPYLNSSLFEPTDIEHSTLFISNLRDDKTLPIYSATVLKNKKGKKRSGELNALEYLFEFLNAYDFSSEGGEAIQEDNKTLINASVLGLIFEKINGYKDGSFFTPGFITMYMCRETIRKAVVQKFNEAKGWNCKDLDQLYDRIEDRKEANELINSLKICDPAVGSGHFLVSALNEMIAIKNDLNILQDRTGRRLKEYQVEVVNDELIVTDEDGELFEYNPTAKESQRIQETLFHEKQKIIENCLFGVDINPNSVKICRLRLWIELLKSAYYKSDVSSSVPTGTYREPGAVWELETLPNIDINIKCGNSLISRFDLDADLSKALKDSKWNIDSYRNAVDTYRNAHNKEQKREMEKIIHDIKNDFRSEISGNDPKVKRLQKVKGEIFLLTNQTQMFEMSKREKAAWNKKLDKFSKESKKLEAEIREIKDNKIYENAFEWRFEFPEVLDDNGDYVGFEVVIGNPPYVQLQSIKEESKQYKKLDFRTYTSMGDIYALFYERGNQILRNEGVLCFITGSAWMRTNYGQNLRTYFNTQTSLLQIIDLSDCDIFDSATVLTSVVTFQKTEKTKSIRAIRFTRKDQDKLNDIKDVFDKEHTVVKSFPDTSWVIADQATHDIKRKVELQGKKIIDWGVKINRGILTGYNDAFIIDGKTKQELIENDPKSKEIIKPLLRGRDVKEYYYEFQDLWLIGTFPSRDLNIGEFPAIRDYLKTFGKRIDQTGEKGCRKKTSGKWFETQDSIAYWEDFEKPKIIYPNMTKFLPFTFDKEGFYTNQKCFILTGNNLEYLVSFFNSKLFKFCFEENFPELQGNTRELNKVVFEQIPVKPVDNENLFIDKVNQILELKKENPAADTSFLETEIDQLIYRLYGLTEEEITIVEGS